The Corynebacterium confusum genome has a window encoding:
- a CDS encoding DNA polymerase, which translates to MEAKKKTPVATGGQNNDNGQAVSVSACNDTTVVSDRQLEDTKSSPVHTVTPKLTDEHLEELRSSAISDEVIASCGVYSARTIEAVPKELQWIGPDALPALVFPMEEISGETTYQVKPRPGSVCDSKGRPKKYICPTKDNEWGTPPPALTVLRPVTDETKFVLIVEGTKQALAALSNTDDTVAVYRITGIWGWKGLQNYAVLSQFMGLYVCIVPDADASTNRRVYDGAREFRDLLMQYGASPVRFVQVPGQGKQGLDDVLAGLAEDKRAEMLDLWISKAQDKPARKMPKMPEMRGGVTSAEELKEMLDEIGANGSLLINYDEGHPQTRRETMFKALHATHAGKALFRQGTTAVEMLPREEPSEIFEVTDGKSQPEDARREIVKVNRANGLSLVSEAVTPYRLTKNDVQLVDPTATDIDTMFQPKWAKRFPQLNGLVNSPIITRSGRIITVSGLDPETGLFVDLDADVENLAIPENPTEQDIAAAREKLEDIFSDFPFKTPQDFSRLIALLLSMLFRPSVDKSPAACISGSGPAVGKGVIMSGASTLITGSPVPVTKCPSKDDEFSKVLTSMFLAGNTLALFDEPDGVLDFKSLAAAITAERHEGRVLGESRMISVPNNMQMVFTGNNVSCSDDNGRRFFYIDLEVPTDFAEARSGFKYPRLNATIKEKRPELLAALLTFVQAWIVAGRPEPRPGAPVGSFEEWYFNVGGVLEHVGYGDFMDGVAEQRRERNDGERTNIMHLYWLYAHVQGSGRCPNGFRPYDIERIIAKINEQDDVDSSDTLWAKLGMEDPYVPLPSGIYGTEDARSFSLNRVYRRLENRTLDGLAIESIEGGPFSERRYQVVWRGAPEDDPLAGGGPFGDGDDGDDGDPGTGGDGGNGGGTPPPAPEPTPTPAETADEPVSPAAPSDSTTVVFDLETGDADDLHVTDDPDFVRLATYSVNGAEPVATTDIASELIPLLEHADTIVGHNIVQYDLPALQRLYGLDDKALIEAGKVHDTLILSRLAAGGDTNLGYGLDAVAERCGVDGKLLRDGDSALKALAKQYGGFDKIPLDNAEYIAYALQDVRANVAVYNQMLPAALEAVSAEYLRREHEKMHVLSVVEAHGIRVDTAKVEQFLAEEAVVKAEIREWLVDTVGIPDEGKEPWSSNSGKQAIADYLDSFGVAVPRTKSGRISISAKALNQLAAEHADVSEVVELAEKMEALLQSSTPASTIKKHLRGDKVYPSIQSSQVTGRLSTTNPGMTVFGSRDARLIRQREMIVADNADEELISVDLSQIDARCMAAGSGDSAYAELFAPGRDAHTEMAIRVFGDAERRPDAKALGHAANYGMGSKSFAAHAGISEVEAQGQLDRMHFEFPQLEYFKNHLRKHAEALGWVATGFGRRVAVGRSTAYTQAPAAYGQGTARDVFLEGVLNLPQEVLEMIRIFVHDEIVLSVPRDRAEEIKQTVMAAFNAVTLPGKDGVEVPVLSDSAGPAESWAGCK; encoded by the coding sequence ATGGAAGCAAAGAAAAAGACCCCCGTAGCTACCGGGGGCCAAAACAACGACAACGGTCAGGCAGTCAGTGTTTCTGCCTGTAATGATACCACTGTGGTATCAGACCGTCAACTAGAAGATACAAAATCTTCTCCTGTCCATACCGTGACTCCGAAGCTCACTGATGAGCATCTCGAAGAACTACGTAGCAGCGCGATCTCAGATGAGGTCATTGCGTCCTGTGGTGTGTACTCAGCTCGCACCATTGAGGCTGTGCCCAAGGAACTGCAGTGGATCGGCCCTGATGCACTGCCCGCTCTCGTCTTCCCGATGGAAGAGATCAGTGGTGAAACCACGTATCAAGTCAAGCCTCGGCCTGGATCGGTGTGCGACAGTAAGGGTCGGCCGAAGAAGTACATCTGCCCAACCAAGGACAACGAGTGGGGTACTCCCCCGCCTGCGCTGACGGTACTGCGGCCTGTCACCGATGAGACGAAGTTTGTACTCATCGTTGAAGGCACGAAGCAAGCCCTTGCCGCTCTGTCGAATACGGACGACACGGTTGCTGTCTACCGCATCACGGGTATCTGGGGATGGAAGGGCTTGCAGAACTACGCTGTACTCTCGCAGTTCATGGGCCTGTACGTCTGCATCGTCCCTGATGCTGACGCGAGCACGAATCGGCGCGTCTACGACGGTGCGCGTGAGTTTCGTGACCTGCTCATGCAGTACGGCGCATCACCTGTTCGGTTTGTACAGGTGCCCGGTCAGGGCAAGCAGGGTCTTGATGATGTGCTTGCTGGGCTTGCCGAAGACAAGCGCGCAGAGATGCTGGATTTGTGGATCAGCAAGGCCCAAGACAAGCCTGCTCGGAAGATGCCGAAGATGCCTGAAATGCGTGGCGGTGTCACCAGCGCAGAAGAACTTAAGGAAATGCTTGATGAGATAGGCGCTAATGGCAGCCTGCTTATCAACTACGACGAAGGGCATCCCCAAACTCGCCGTGAGACGATGTTCAAGGCTCTTCATGCAACTCATGCGGGGAAAGCGCTTTTCCGTCAGGGCACGACCGCTGTTGAGATGCTGCCGCGTGAGGAACCCAGCGAGATCTTTGAGGTAACTGATGGAAAGAGTCAGCCGGAGGACGCACGTCGTGAGATCGTGAAGGTCAACCGTGCTAACGGCTTGAGCCTGGTCAGTGAGGCGGTCACACCCTATCGTCTTACGAAGAATGATGTGCAGCTTGTCGATCCGACTGCTACCGACATTGACACGATGTTCCAGCCGAAATGGGCGAAAAGATTCCCGCAGCTCAACGGGCTGGTGAACTCCCCCATCATTACGCGCAGCGGTCGGATTATCACTGTGTCTGGACTGGACCCCGAGACTGGCTTGTTTGTTGATCTCGACGCTGATGTTGAAAACTTGGCTATCCCTGAGAACCCGACTGAGCAGGACATCGCTGCTGCGCGCGAGAAGCTTGAGGATATCTTCTCTGACTTCCCCTTCAAGACACCTCAAGACTTCAGCCGTCTTATAGCGTTGTTGCTGAGCATGTTGTTCAGGCCGTCTGTGGATAAGTCCCCTGCGGCTTGTATTTCTGGTTCTGGCCCTGCCGTGGGTAAAGGTGTGATCATGTCCGGTGCTTCGACGTTGATTACGGGTTCACCCGTACCTGTCACGAAATGCCCGAGCAAGGACGATGAGTTTTCCAAGGTCTTGACCTCTATGTTTCTTGCGGGAAACACGCTCGCGCTCTTTGACGAACCCGACGGAGTTCTGGACTTCAAGTCTCTGGCTGCAGCGATTACCGCCGAGCGCCACGAGGGCCGTGTACTCGGTGAATCTCGCATGATTAGTGTTCCGAACAATATGCAAATGGTCTTCACCGGCAACAACGTTTCATGTTCAGATGACAATGGCCGCCGATTCTTCTACATCGACCTGGAAGTCCCTACTGACTTTGCCGAGGCGCGAAGTGGCTTCAAATACCCACGACTCAATGCCACGATTAAGGAAAAGCGCCCGGAGCTGTTGGCAGCTCTGCTGACGTTTGTTCAAGCGTGGATTGTTGCCGGCAGGCCCGAACCTCGACCTGGCGCGCCGGTCGGCAGCTTCGAGGAATGGTATTTCAACGTCGGCGGGGTGCTTGAGCACGTCGGCTACGGCGACTTCATGGACGGTGTGGCCGAGCAGCGTCGTGAGCGCAACGATGGTGAACGCACAAACATTATGCACCTGTACTGGCTGTATGCCCATGTGCAAGGCTCTGGCCGGTGCCCCAACGGCTTCCGTCCGTATGACATTGAGCGCATCATCGCAAAGATCAATGAACAGGACGATGTCGATTCCTCAGACACGTTGTGGGCAAAGTTGGGCATGGAAGACCCTTACGTACCTCTACCTTCGGGTATTTACGGTACTGAGGACGCTCGGTCGTTCTCGCTTAACCGTGTGTATAGGCGGCTCGAAAACCGCACGCTTGACGGCCTTGCTATCGAATCAATTGAGGGAGGCCCGTTTTCTGAACGGCGGTACCAAGTGGTCTGGCGTGGAGCACCGGAGGATGACCCTCTTGCTGGTGGTGGTCCCTTCGGTGACGGTGACGATGGTGACGACGGTGATCCCGGCACCGGTGGTGACGGCGGCAACGGCGGCGGTACTCCCCCGCCAGCACCCGAGCCGACGCCAACACCTGCAGAAACAGCAGATGAACCTGTCTCACCCGCAGCACCTTCCGACAGCACAACCGTCGTGTTCGACCTTGAAACTGGTGACGCAGATGACCTGCACGTCACGGATGATCCTGATTTCGTACGCCTCGCCACCTACTCCGTCAACGGTGCAGAGCCTGTGGCCACCACCGACATTGCTAGTGAACTCATCCCACTGCTAGAGCACGCAGACACCATCGTTGGCCACAACATCGTGCAATACGACCTGCCAGCGTTGCAACGGCTCTACGGCTTGGATGACAAGGCTCTTATAGAGGCCGGCAAAGTACACGACACGTTGATCCTGTCTCGCTTGGCTGCCGGTGGGGACACCAATTTGGGCTACGGTCTCGACGCTGTGGCCGAACGTTGTGGTGTAGACGGCAAACTGCTCCGCGACGGTGATAGCGCGCTCAAGGCGCTGGCTAAGCAATATGGTGGTTTTGACAAGATCCCGCTGGATAATGCTGAATACATCGCGTATGCACTGCAAGACGTGCGTGCAAACGTAGCTGTCTATAACCAGATGCTCCCAGCCGCCTTGGAGGCCGTCAGCGCAGAGTATCTGCGCCGCGAGCACGAGAAAATGCACGTTCTGAGCGTGGTTGAGGCTCACGGCATCCGCGTTGACACTGCCAAGGTCGAGCAATTCCTCGCAGAGGAAGCAGTCGTCAAGGCTGAGATCCGTGAATGGCTTGTGGACACGGTTGGTATCCCTGATGAGGGGAAAGAACCGTGGTCGTCCAACAGCGGAAAACAAGCTATTGCCGACTATCTAGATAGTTTCGGCGTTGCTGTTCCACGTACGAAGAGCGGGCGTATCAGCATCAGCGCTAAGGCGCTAAATCAGCTCGCGGCAGAGCACGCTGACGTGTCGGAGGTTGTCGAACTGGCCGAGAAGATGGAGGCGCTGCTGCAGTCTTCTACTCCGGCCTCGACGATCAAGAAGCATCTGCGCGGAGACAAGGTGTATCCAAGTATCCAATCAAGCCAGGTCACTGGTCGGCTGAGTACCACGAACCCCGGCATGACGGTGTTCGGTTCTCGCGATGCACGGCTGATCCGCCAGCGCGAAATGATTGTGGCCGATAACGCTGACGAAGAACTGATCTCCGTGGATCTCTCCCAGATCGACGCGCGCTGCATGGCAGCAGGTAGCGGTGATTCTGCGTACGCAGAACTCTTTGCGCCGGGCCGCGACGCCCACACCGAGATGGCCATCAGGGTCTTCGGTGACGCTGAGCGCAGGCCTGATGCGAAGGCACTCGGCCACGCCGCGAACTACGGCATGGGATCAAAGAGTTTTGCAGCCCACGCTGGCATCTCCGAGGTCGAGGCACAGGGGCAGTTGGACCGCATGCACTTCGAGTTTCCGCAACTCGAATACTTCAAAAACCACCTTCGCAAGCACGCTGAGGCGCTCGGCTGGGTTGCAACTGGGTTTGGCCGCCGTGTGGCTGTAGGACGCTCCACTGCGTACACACAAGCACCTGCCGCGTACGGCCAAGGCACGGCACGTGATGTGTTCCTAGAGGGCGTGTTGAACCTCCCTCAGGAGGTGCTGGAAATGATCCGCATCTTCGTCCACGACGAGATCGTGCTGTCGGTCCCGCGTGACCGTGCCGAGGAGATCAAGCAGACCGTCATGGCTGCTTTCAACGCTGTCACACTGCCCGGCAAGGACGGTGTGGAAGTCCCTGTCCTGTCTGACTCTGCAGGCCCTGCGGAGTCATGGGCTGGCTGTAAGTAG
- a CDS encoding NADPH-dependent FMN reductase, protein MTTPRISVIVGSLRRGSFARKIAHEVLTMIPENYQADIVEIRDLPLYDFDYDDPSVTDKPIPAEYTTFRDTIKNSSGVLFVTPENNRTIPACLKNAVDIGSKPNSDVAWKNLPAGIISHSVGRMGGYSSQKNLRLALSYFDMPLPGQPEVFLGQSPTLFEDSGHLNEGTAGFVKDYVIRFLQLVDMTLTAKHS, encoded by the coding sequence ATGACCACCCCACGCATTAGTGTTATCGTCGGCAGCCTGCGCCGCGGCTCATTTGCGCGCAAGATTGCACACGAAGTGCTCACAATGATCCCTGAAAACTACCAGGCAGACATCGTTGAAATCCGTGACTTGCCGCTCTATGACTTCGACTACGATGACCCCTCGGTCACGGACAAGCCCATTCCAGCTGAGTACACCACTTTCCGCGACACCATCAAGAACTCGAGCGGCGTCCTCTTTGTTACCCCGGAAAATAACCGTACTATCCCTGCCTGTCTCAAGAATGCAGTGGACATCGGTTCCAAGCCCAACTCGGATGTGGCTTGGAAGAACCTTCCCGCAGGTATCATCAGTCACTCTGTAGGCCGCATGGGCGGCTACAGTTCACAGAAGAACCTCCGGCTCGCCCTGTCCTACTTCGATATGCCGCTTCCTGGTCAGCCCGAGGTATTCCTTGGCCAATCCCCCACCCTCTTCGAAGACTCCGGCCATCTCAATGAAGGCACCGCAGGCTTTGTCAAAGACTACGTTATACGCTTCCTGCAGTTGGTCGACATGACATTAACAGCCAAGCACAGCTAG
- the nrdE gene encoding class 1b ribonucleoside-diphosphate reductase subunit alpha, with amino-acid sequence MPPLKATPTQPIGPTPRTASADDAGGVGKRKSYHALNAQLNLFDDSGRIQFDKDIEATQDFLAHHVTPRMHQFESTKQRLEWLVDNEYYEREFLELYDDDFLCTMYDRAHRAKHQFRTFLGAFKFFTSYALKTFDGSRFLEGYEERVATTALYLAQGDEELAEKLVDDIMTGRFQPATPTFLNAGKAQRGEMVSCFLLRIEDNLESIGRSVNSALQLSKRGGGVALLLSNLRESGAPIKKIENQASGVVPVMKILEDSFSYANQLGARQGAGAVYLHAHHPDILRFLDTKRENADEKVRIKTLSLGVVIPDITFQLAKENKDMHLFSPYDIAREYGVAMSDMSITEYYDELVSNPRISHTTIKAREFFTTLAELQFESGYPYILFEDTVNRANPLKGHINMSNLCSEILQVNTPSTYGASGNYTTVGQDISCNLGSLNIAKAFESPDFGETVETAVRALTKVSDLTNIEAVPSIAHGNASMHAIGLGQMNLHGFLASKRIPYGCAEALDFTNIYFLTVTYHALRASHALAVEKGQRFTGFEESTYATGVYFDKYIDQDWAPATDHVKQLFHEAGVQIPQREDWLRLKNQVMQDGIYNAYLQAVPPTGSISYINDSTASIHPIASKIEIRKEGRLGRVYYPAPEMTNDNLEYFDDSYTVGYKKIIDTYAMATQHVDQGLSLTLFFTADTTTRDINKAQIYAWKAGIKTLYYIRLRQPALQGTEVEGCVSCAL; translated from the coding sequence ATGCCGCCACTTAAGGCCACCCCCACACAGCCCATTGGCCCTACGCCCCGCACCGCTTCAGCAGACGATGCCGGCGGTGTCGGTAAGCGCAAGAGCTACCATGCACTCAACGCGCAGCTGAACCTATTCGACGATTCGGGAAGAATCCAGTTCGACAAGGACATTGAGGCAACACAAGACTTTTTAGCGCACCATGTCACTCCCCGCATGCATCAGTTTGAATCCACCAAGCAGCGCTTGGAGTGGTTGGTTGATAACGAATACTACGAGCGGGAATTCCTTGAGCTTTATGATGACGATTTTCTGTGCACTATGTACGACAGAGCCCACCGAGCCAAGCATCAGTTCCGCACTTTCCTCGGCGCATTTAAGTTCTTTACTTCATACGCACTGAAAACCTTTGATGGCTCGCGATTTCTGGAAGGCTACGAAGAACGCGTCGCCACCACAGCTTTGTACCTTGCACAGGGCGATGAAGAGCTTGCGGAGAAGCTGGTGGATGACATCATGACCGGACGCTTCCAGCCCGCCACCCCTACTTTTCTCAACGCAGGAAAAGCCCAGCGTGGCGAAATGGTCTCCTGCTTCCTCCTTCGCATCGAAGACAATTTGGAAAGCATTGGCCGCAGCGTGAACTCTGCACTGCAGCTTTCAAAACGCGGCGGTGGTGTGGCCTTGTTACTGAGCAATCTGCGCGAATCCGGAGCCCCAATCAAAAAGATTGAGAACCAAGCTTCCGGCGTAGTCCCAGTCATGAAAATTCTGGAAGATAGCTTCAGCTATGCCAACCAATTGGGCGCTCGACAGGGCGCTGGAGCCGTCTACCTACATGCGCACCATCCAGATATTCTTCGTTTCCTGGATACCAAGCGGGAAAATGCCGATGAGAAAGTCCGCATTAAGACTCTTTCGCTGGGAGTTGTTATTCCAGATATAACCTTCCAGCTGGCCAAAGAGAACAAGGATATGCATCTTTTTAGCCCGTATGACATCGCTCGCGAGTACGGCGTAGCCATGTCTGACATGTCTATCACCGAGTATTACGACGAGCTGGTTTCCAATCCGCGAATTTCTCATACGACTATCAAGGCCCGCGAGTTTTTCACCACGCTGGCTGAGCTTCAGTTTGAATCTGGATACCCCTACATACTCTTTGAGGATACGGTCAACCGCGCTAATCCCCTCAAAGGACATATCAATATGTCCAATCTGTGTAGTGAGATCCTCCAGGTCAACACGCCATCCACCTACGGCGCCTCAGGTAACTACACCACCGTTGGCCAGGACATTTCCTGCAATCTAGGGTCGCTCAACATCGCTAAAGCTTTTGAATCACCGGACTTTGGGGAAACTGTTGAAACCGCGGTGCGCGCTCTCACGAAGGTCTCAGACCTAACAAATATCGAAGCTGTTCCTTCCATCGCTCACGGTAATGCATCCATGCATGCCATCGGGTTGGGCCAAATGAATCTCCACGGTTTCCTGGCTTCCAAGCGTATTCCTTATGGCTGCGCCGAAGCACTGGACTTTACAAATATCTATTTCCTGACCGTGACCTATCATGCGCTCCGTGCATCCCATGCGCTAGCGGTTGAGAAAGGTCAACGATTCACTGGCTTTGAAGAATCCACCTATGCCACTGGCGTCTACTTCGACAAGTACATCGACCAAGACTGGGCGCCGGCCACTGACCACGTAAAACAGCTATTCCATGAGGCTGGCGTGCAGATTCCTCAACGCGAGGATTGGCTACGGCTCAAGAACCAAGTGATGCAAGACGGCATCTACAACGCCTACTTGCAGGCAGTTCCACCCACTGGATCAATTTCCTACATCAATGACTCCACCGCGTCCATACACCCGATTGCCTCCAAGATTGAAATACGCAAGGAAGGCCGCTTGGGGCGCGTGTACTACCCCGCACCGGAAATGACCAACGACAACTTGGAGTATTTCGATGACTCCTACACCGTGGGGTACAAAAAAATCATCGACACCTACGCTATGGCCACCCAACACGTGGACCAAGGGCTTTCCCTGACTTTGTTCTTCACCGCTGACACCACTACGCGGGACATCAACAAGGCACAAATCTATGCCTGGAAAGCCGGAATCAAGACCTTGTACTACATCCGTTTACGCCAACCTGCACTCCAGGGAACCGAGGTCGAAGGCTGCGTTTCCTGTGCTCTGTAG
- the nrdF gene encoding class 1b ribonucleoside-diphosphate reductase subunit beta, producing MSSTSNTAELTSISVTPPSYRHDPSARIRAINWNRVSDEKDLEVWNRLTANFWLPEKVPLSNDLPAWQRMTPEERNLTMRVFTGLTTLDTVQATVGEICQIQDARTEHEEAVYTNIAFMQSVHARSYSSVFSTLSSTKEIDEAYRWAVNNDLLQARAKKVLTHYFGPDPLKRKVSSTLLSSLLLYAGFYLPLHFSVHATLTNTADMIRLILRDKAVHGYYSGYKYQRGLETSAPQRQQEMHDFTISLLEELYALELDYSGELYEPLGLMDDVAVFVRYNANKALMNLGYPDYFPPEETEVNPEILAALAPGADENHDFFSGSGSSYVIGTAEETSDDDWDF from the coding sequence ATGTCTTCAACATCAAACACTGCTGAGCTAACCAGCATCTCAGTTACGCCGCCAAGTTACCGGCATGACCCTTCAGCCCGCATCCGCGCCATCAATTGGAATCGGGTGAGCGATGAGAAGGATCTTGAAGTGTGGAACCGCCTCACCGCCAACTTTTGGTTGCCAGAAAAGGTTCCACTTTCAAACGATCTCCCGGCGTGGCAGAGGATGACACCGGAGGAACGCAACCTCACCATGCGGGTGTTCACGGGACTCACCACCCTGGACACCGTCCAGGCCACTGTGGGCGAAATCTGTCAGATCCAAGATGCCCGCACCGAGCACGAGGAGGCCGTGTATACCAACATCGCCTTCATGCAATCAGTCCATGCCCGTTCTTACTCTTCAGTGTTTTCTACTTTGAGCAGTACGAAAGAAATTGATGAGGCATACCGCTGGGCGGTGAATAATGACCTTCTCCAGGCACGCGCCAAAAAAGTGCTCACTCATTATTTTGGACCCGATCCACTCAAGCGCAAAGTGTCATCGACGCTGCTTTCCTCGCTGCTTCTCTACGCGGGTTTCTATCTTCCCCTGCATTTTTCCGTCCACGCCACCCTGACAAATACGGCAGACATGATTCGCCTCATTCTGCGTGACAAGGCAGTGCACGGTTACTACTCAGGCTACAAGTACCAGCGCGGACTGGAAACGTCTGCTCCACAACGGCAACAGGAGATGCATGATTTCACTATTTCCTTGCTCGAAGAGCTTTATGCCCTAGAGCTGGATTATTCCGGCGAGCTATATGAGCCGTTGGGGCTCATGGATGATGTAGCTGTATTCGTTCGCTATAACGCCAATAAGGCGCTCATGAATTTGGGCTACCCGGACTACTTCCCACCTGAAGAAACGGAAGTGAACCCGGAAATCCTCGCTGCCCTAGCACCTGGAGCAGATGAAAACCATGACTTCTTCTCCGGCTCCGGTTCCTCCTATGTCATTGGCACCGCTGAAGAAACGAGTGATGATGACTGGGATTTCTAA